The segment GAACTGCCGCAGAAGATTATTCCTGTTGAACCGCAAGTCCTTGAGACTTGTATCAAGGCCCTGATTGCTTCAAAATTATCAAGACAATCATACGGAGATACAGATGAGCGCATATTGAGAGACTTCTACCATTCTCTCCTGTGTAATCTTTGGGAGAAACTAAAGCATGGTACTTGTCCTGTGATTTTGCGTCAACTACAAATGTTTTACGAGGGGCTCAATTCCTTGAGAACCATTTTGAAGGAGAAGCCAAAGGAGTTCGATGAGAAAGTAAGAGATCCTACTCGAGTCGTGAAATGTTATGGAGGAGATTTTATTTCCCCACTCTCTCTGAATGCAATCAAAGACGCCATACAAGCCAAGGATATGGATATCGTGTGTTCTGAGTTATTGGAAATAATTAAGCTCATCGATGCAGTAATCACAGAGAAGTGTCCAGAATCATCATCATTCACTTTTCCTACGACCAATGGACTGGGCTTTGTTGATTCCCTTCTAGAAAAGATGATGGATGTGACAAGTTCTGAGGCCGGCTCGATTGCTTTGATCGATCATCCAATTCAAAAAGTCCAGGAAGTACTTGTTTGTTTACGTTCTTTGCTGTGGAAAATTGTGGAGCTGCAAAATGAAGATGAGGAGGTCCAGGCAATTTGGAATCGTATTGTTGGGGTGGCATACAGGATAGAGCTTTTTATTGACTCCTTAATAACTGGAAATATCTTAGATTCTTCTTCAATGtccattcattccattttagaAGAAATGAACATCATTAAAGCTGCGGCCTTGAAGATTTGTGATAGCGACAGACTTGGTGGAAAAGTTAAGGAAGTAACGAAGAGATTCAATCACATGCCACAAGAAGGAAGTAAGCCAATAGTCAATGATGTGGTGGTGGGATTCGAGGATGAGACGGCATCGATAATCAATGGACTCAGATATGGATCACGCCAAGTGAAAATTGTTTCCATTGTGGGTATGCCGGGATGCGGTAAGACAACTTTGGCTAGAAAAGTGTACAATGATTCTTCAGTGAATTCCCATTTTCAAGAGCGTGCTTGGTGTACTGTTtctcaaatatatcaaaagagAAATCTGTTGCTTCAAATTTTGACTTGTATTGAGTCCAAGCTTCCTGAGGATGTTTTTAAGATGGGTGAAGAAGATCTGGCTCTTCAAGTCAAAAGACGTTTGCTGAAAAACAGATATCTCATTGTTTTGGACGATGTATGGGACATTGATGCATGGAACGGATTGGAAGCCTCATTCCCTGATGATGGAAATGGAAGTAGAGTTATCTTGACAAGTCGGCTCCGTGGTGTTGCTCCGCAAGCCAAACTCGACCATGAACCGTATTCTCTTCCTCAACTCACTCCTAATGAGACCTGGGATTTGCTAAAAGGGAAGTTATATCCTGGACAAGATTTGGCTCCTCCAGAACTATGTGAAATTCGACAGCAAGTCGTGGAAATGTGTCAAGGACTACCTCTTACGGTTGTCATTCTTGCCGGAATTCTCTCAAGGATGGACCGATATGGTTGGAAAGAAGCTGTGGAAGGTTTAAGTTCAAGGAATGTTTCTAGTACGGAACAATGTACCGCTACATTAGAGCTGAGTTACAAACATTTACCTGATACTTTGAAGgcatgttttctttattttggagcCTTTCCAGAAGACCATGAACACAATACCAAGAGGTTGATTTCTCTATGGGTCGCTGAAGGACTTGTTCAAAAAACTCAGCTCAAGAGATCAGAGGATGTGGCAAATGATTACCTGATGGAACTTATTAGCAGAAGCTTAGTCATAGTTTCGAAACCAAGATCCATTGATGGGGTCAAAGCTTGTCGCATTCACGATTTGTTATATGAGTTTTGTGTGACAAAAGCCAAAGAAGAAAAGCTTTTGCAGCGGGTACGTAGGTATGATGACTTATCTGCTTTCACTGTGCCATGCTACCTACGCCGCTTATGCATTATTGATTCTAAGCTCGAGCACTTTGACAACTTGAGGTTATTTTCTCCTGCCATACGCAGTCTATTATTATTCAGTCACGATGAAGACAGTATTAGTTTTGACCTTCGATtcatttttcacatcatcaAACTTGTCAAAGTGTTAGATTTGAGCCAAATTGGACTCGACCCCTTTCCTAGAGAGGTAGAACTGCTTGTTCACTTGCGCTACTTGGCAATTCTTGGTCGAGGTAAAATCAGTCTCCCATCATCAGTATGCAATCTCCcgaatttggaaactttgattTGGCGAAATTCTTCAACTCATCGTTCAGTTTCACTACCAGATACCATATGGAACCTGAAGAAACTAAGGCATTTACAACTAATTGATGAGGTCGATAAgcattattgtttttttttccctagaGACAATCTTGACAACTCGTCACAGTTGCGTGACTTAGATTTCTTGTCCTGTTTGTCTCTCGATCCTGAGGAAAACATCAGCAAGCTGTTGAGAAAGTTTCCAAATATCCGCAAGCTGAGATGCTCTGTCAATCTGAAGCCAGATGTTCAATATCATGTAGCAATGAATTGTCTAAGTCAGTTGGAATCACTCAGTCTGAGTTGCGTTATTTACGGCGGTGACCGATATCAGTTAGATTTCCAATTTCCTTTGACTATTAAAAAATTGACCCTATCTTATTTTCGCTTGCCATGGAGCAAAATGGCAGCAATTGGAAATCTACCCAATCTTGAGGTGCTCAAATTACTCAAACAAGCCTTTGAGGGGGAAATATGGGAAATGGAAGTAGAGAAGTTCCCT is part of the Coffea eugenioides isolate CCC68of unplaced genomic scaffold, Ceug_1.0 ScVebR1_2110;HRSCAF=3077, whole genome shotgun sequence genome and harbors:
- the LOC113756239 gene encoding putative late blight resistance protein homolog R1B-17, whose amino-acid sequence is MASTSITCITSILDDLQALDYPEFPNWPQKYLRRMRHMRRYLRTFLLCARKYSNHDVQLLFDNKKNQADNHHASLEALAVRIGDVIPKWAKEIQSSDQPWKVVHDLEKDMESFEQEICEWYVFFLGSSSRQSSNSVVRKDDLMEFMDSLLENLVNYLPRSRLPHQVGLIKALEEKLAFMKNFIRFLTLHGVENTELGPLLVHTEAVAINAAGLSYKFQFKKGFGSPKDIKESISELPQKIIPVEPQVLETCIKALIASKLSRQSYGDTDERILRDFYHSLLCNLWEKLKHGTCPVILRQLQMFYEGLNSLRTILKEKPKEFDEKVRDPTRVVKCYGGDFISPLSLNAIKDAIQAKDMDIVCSELLEIIKLIDAVITEKCPESSSFTFPTTNGLGFVDSLLEKMMDVTSSEAGSIALIDHPIQKVQEVLVCLRSLLWKIVELQNEDEEVQAIWNRIVGVAYRIELFIDSLITGNILDSSSMSIHSILEEMNIIKAAALKICDSDRLGGKVKEVTKRFNHMPQEGSKPIVNDVVVGFEDETASIINGLRYGSRQVKIVSIVGMPGCGKTTLARKVYNDSSVNSHFQERAWCTVSQIYQKRNLLLQILTCIESKLPEDVFKMGEEDLALQVKRRLLKNRYLIVLDDVWDIDAWNGLEASFPDDGNGSRVILTSRLRGVAPQAKLDHEPYSLPQLTPNETWDLLKGKLYPGQDLAPPELCEIRQQVVEMCQGLPLTVVILAGILSRMDRYGWKEAVEGLSSRNVSSTEQCTATLELSYKHLPDTLKACFLYFGAFPEDHEHNTKRLISLWVAEGLVQKTQLKRSEDVANDYLMELISRSLVIVSKPRSIDGVKACRIHDLLYEFCVTKAKEEKLLQRVRRYDDLSAFTVPCYLRRLCIIDSKLEHFDNLRLFSPAIRSLLLFSHDEDSISFDLRFIFHIIKLVKVLDLSQIGLDPFPREVELLVHLRYLAILGRGKISLPSSVCNLPNLETLIWRNSSTHRSVSLPDTIWNLKKLRHLQLIDEQ